CGCGCAACTCGGACTGCCTGCGGCGCCGGCGCGATTCGACGAAGCGGGATGGGGCGGACTCACCGCGGGCCACGCGCTCGGCGAACCCGCCGCGCTCTTCCCTCGCAAGGACACGCCACGGAAATGAGAACGCCGTGATCGAGGTCATCAATCTCACCAAGCTCTACGGCGACTTCGCGGCCGTCACGGACCTGTCCTTCACCGTGAACCCCGGCGAAGTGATGGGGCTCGTCGGCCCGAACGGCGCGGGCAAAACCACCACGCTGCGCTGTCTTTCCGGCATCATCCCGCCCACACGCGGCGCGCTCGCCGCCATGGCCGGCGCGGGCGTGTGGGTGCTCGGCCTGCTGTTCGATCGCCTGGACCTTTCGGCGGAAACCGCGGCCTGACGCGTGCCACAAGCCACCAGCCTTCG
This genomic window from Verrucomicrobiota bacterium contains:
- a CDS encoding ATP-binding cassette domain-containing protein, which translates into the protein MIEVINLTKLYGDFAAVTDLSFTVNPGEVMGLVGPNGAGKTTTLRCLSGIIPPTRGALAAMAGAGVWVLGLLFDRLDLSAETAA